TGCTTCACCGTGAAGCGCAGATGGCCGTTGTCCAGGCCCGCCGCCGGGTGCCACTCCACGGCGGCGAGATCGGTGAGGGGGAGGGTGCGGACGCCGGCGGCGGCCTTGGCGTCCTCCGTCTTCCAGTTCCACTCCAGGCGGACCCGGTCGCCGTCGAAGGACGCGGTGCCGTCGCCCGCGGAGAACGACAGCGGGACGGCGGGGCCGGGGAGCAGGTACTCGGTCACCGGGGTCACCGGCACCTGGTCGAGGAGGAGGGCCTCGCGGACCTCGTCCACGAAGTACTCGGCGACGCCGTAGCGGTCGGCCTCGACGATCAGCTGGTAGGGGTCGTTGGGTTCGGTGAGGCGGCCGCCGGTCGCGTGCAGCAGCGGGTCGGCGCCGTCGCGCAGCCGCAGCCTGAGCCGCCCGGCCCTGCGGCCTTGTTCGAAGGAGACCCCCGCCAACG
This DNA window, taken from Streptomyces sp. NBC_00663, encodes the following:
- a CDS encoding DUF4429 domain-containing protein; its protein translation is MAEIIQRDGTWAFDGDALRLTPGRDKNVSLFRKALGELVVPLGALAGVSFEQGRRAGRLRLRLRDGADPLLHATGGRLTEPNDPYQLIVEADRYGVAEYFVDEVREALLLDQVPVTPVTEYLLPGPAVPLSFSAGDGTASFDGDRVRLEWNWKTEDAKAAAGVRTLPLTDLAAVEWHPAAGLDNGHLRFTVKHAPTKAPPKYDPNSVELWGFKKDPLMALIAAAVQARLPHPARTAVVDVHRTLDTRPEAPSLPVAPVEDGHDALLRRLRELGELRRTGVLTDEEFTMAKQAILKRM